A segment of the Natrinema sp. SYSU A 869 genome:
AGCGGAGATCACCGAGTTTGCCGAGCAGTACGATCCGCAGCCGTTCCACACTGACGAGGAGGCGGCCGAAGAATCGGCGTTCGGCGAGCTCGTCGCGTCGGGATGGCATACCGCCGCGATGTCCATGCGAATGCTCGTCGAGAACTACTTAGGGGAACAGGCAGGCATGGGCGGGCGCAGCGCGGACGAACTGCGCTGGGAGCGGCCGGTCAAGCCGGGCGATACGCTCTCGCTTCGCACCGAGGTGGTTGACAAGCACCGCTCCGAGAGCGACCCGCATCGAGGATACGTGGATAATTACATCGAGGTTCTGAATCAGAACGATGAGGTCGTTCTCTCCTATACCGTTACCGGGATGGTCAAGCGACGAAACCCGGGCGAGTAGACACCAGACCGCCGTCGATTCGCTACAACACGCATACACCACCCGTCGGCCGCCGGCTCTTGTCTCGCTTGAGTAACGTCACAGCCATCAACCCCCAAATTGGACATCCTCTCGGCCCACAGTATGAAGTGAGGTAGTACGATATTATCGGTCGAGCCAGCGAGCCAACCAGTCATAGGCGCGCGACCGGACATCGGCGGGGAACTCGTGGCCGCCCTCGAAGAACAGCGTTTCGAACCGGTCCGAAACGCCAGCGTCGGCGTAGGCCTCGGAAAGGGTACCAGAGAGCGTGCGGACGGAATCAGGAGGGAAAATACGATCCGCCGTCCCGTGAGTTAGCAGCAGCGGCGTCGGCGCGACGTCCGCCAGTACGGCCTCCATGTCGCCGACCGTTAGCAGATCGGGGACGTACAGTGCGAAGTTGTGGGTGATCTGCTCGCGTTGAACGGCGGCAAGTCGGGCCGCGCCGCTGGAAACGACGGCGGCAGCGACTCGATCGTCGAACCACGACAGCCAGGCGGCCTCCTGACCGCCTAGGGAATGTCCGAGTACGCCCATAGCACCGGCGTCG
Coding sequences within it:
- a CDS encoding MaoC family dehydratase, with the protein product MLFSLTSVLTTQRYFEDIEVGTTEEFGEYHVTKAEITEFAEQYDPQPFHTDEEAAEESAFGELVASGWHTAAMSMRMLVENYLGEQAGMGGRSADELRWERPVKPGDTLSLRTEVVDKHRSESDPHRGYVDNYIEVLNQNDEVVLSYTVTGMVKRRNPGE